AGTTGCGGGAGGAACTCGGCGTCGAGGCGGAGGCCGTGCGGCGCGTGCCGGGGGAGTGGATGCTCACCCCGCCGTACGTCCTTCAGGTGTGGACCGCGCGGCTGCGGGCCGGCTCGCCCGAGGCGAAGGCCCTTCAGGATCACGACGAGTTGCGCTGGCTGACGGCCGGGACGCTGTGGAGCGTCGAGTGGCTGGAGCAGGACGTGGGGGCGGTCCGAGAGGTGGCGCAGGCGCTGAACGCCGGTGTGGAGCACTGACGTAGGACCGGCGTGAGCTCTGGGCGCGGGGGAGCGTCACCGGCGTGATCGGCGCGGTCGCCCCCGCTGCCGGCGCACTGTCGGCGCACCCATTCGACCGGTACGCCGTTCGTGCCACCGTGCGCCCTTCCCGGCGGTACTGCCCCACGTATAGGGGGTATGTGCCCATTAACCCCACGAAACCGGACATGGGTGGGCTCACTGTCCTGGGAAGTGATCGGCGTGATCGACACCGAAGGCGACTGCGCCGAGTGGACCTTTCCCGCCGACCCCACGGCCGTGCGCGCGGCGCGCTCCGTCGTCCGCGGCCAGCTGAACGGCTGGGCGCTCGAGAGTGTGAGCGACATCACAGCACTGCTGGTCAGTGAGCTGGTGACGAACGCCCTTCGGCACGCCACGGGCCCCATCGGGGTGCGCCTGGTGCGCCCCGCCGGCCTGTCCGACGTCCTGCTCGTGGAAGTCTCCGACCCGATTCCGGACCCGCCCCGTGAACGCGCCGCCCGCCCCGAGGACGAGAGCGGACGCGGGCTGCAACTCGTGGCTTCCTCCTCGCGCCGCTGGGGCACCCGGCCCGGGGAGTCGGGCAAGACGGTCTGGTTCGAGCTCGCCGTCCCGGGCTGAGAGCGGGTCGTCGACCCCTTACAGCCGTCGTACTCCTGTCCACGGACGGGATCCGGCCGGAAGACGTTGCCCAAAGGGGTGATTCGAGGGCGTGTCCCCTGGTTAGAAGACTGGAAGTGTTGTCGCGGTACGGTCTGAAAACCGCCTGGACCGTGCTGTGATCGTGAACACCGTGTTGTGCGGCGCCGTAGTGCTGGATACTGCGGGCAGCCGCCTCCGGTGACCGGTGCCGGACGCGGTGAGCTGGAGGGGACGGTTCGCGTGAGCGAGATACCAGCGAGGGCCACGGAGTCGGAGGACCCGTCGGGCGGCGCGAGGACGGAGGCGGCGGATGCCTCCGGACAGATGCCGCCCGCCGACGCCATGTGGCAGAGCAGTCCGCCCGGCTCGATGTACGACTACATCAAGGTCGCCTCCTTCTCCATCGGCCCCGACGGACTCGTCGACCAGTGGAGCCTGCGCGCCGAGAACCTCTTCGGCATCCCGGCCGAGCGCGCCGTCGGGATGGACCCCATCGAGGCCTTCGTCGACCCCGATCTGCGCGAGCGCGGACAGCGGAAGATGGCCGAGATCCTGGACGGACGGGAGTGGACCGGCGTGGTGCCCTTCCGGCTGCCGGACAGGGCCGACGGCGGACGCGGCGGCACGGGGCTCGCCGAGGTCTACGTGATGCCGACCCGCACCGAGGACGGCGACAAGGCCGCCGTCTGCATCGTCGTCGACGTGCGGGTGCTGCGCCGCATCGAGACCGACCTCGCCGCCTCTCAGGCGATATTCGGTCAATCCCCGTTCGGCTTCCTGCTGATCGACGCCGATCTGAAGGTGCGACGCGCCAACGAGCGGTTCGCGTCCATCTTCGGCGGCACGCCCGACGACCACCGTGGCCGCGGGGTTCACGACTATCTGCCGCGCGGCGAGGCCGAGCGGGTCTCCGCGACGCTGCGCCGGGTCCTGGAGACCGGCAACAGCATCACGGACATGCACGTCACGGGCTTCGTGCCCGGCTCCGACGACCGGCGTCACTGGTCGGTCAACCTCTACCGCGTGCACAGCGGAACCGGCCGCCCCATCGGCATCGCCTGGCTGGGAATCGACATCACCTCACGCCGCGCCGCCGCCCGCGAGGCCGCCGCGGCCCGGCGCAATCTCGCCCTGCTCAACGAGGCCGGCGCGCGCATCGGCAACTCCCTCGACCTGGAGACCACCGCCCGCGAACTCCTCGACGTCGTGGTCCCCGGCTTCTGCGACCTGGCCACCGTCGACCTCTACCAGGGACTGCTGGTGGGCGACCAGACTCCGCAGGGTCTTGCCGACGGCAGCGCGGAGGTGCGCCGCGTCGCTTTCGCCAGCGCCGTCTCCGACGCCCCGTTCATGGGCGCAGGCAAGCCGGTCACCGTCGGCGCCGTCCACCACTTCCCCTTCAACTCGCCCTGCGCCGACGCCCTGCGCACCGCCCGCCCGCAGACCGTCCCAGCCGAGGACGGCGGCCTCGTCCAGTCGACGCTCGCCGTGCCGATGGTCGCCCACGACACGGTCGTGGGACTCGCGCAGTTCTCCCGCACCAAGGGCAGCGAGCCGTTCGGCGACCGGGACCGCGACCTCGCGGTCGAGCTCGCCGCGCGCGCCGCGGTCTGCATCGACAACGCGCGCCTCTACCGTCGTGAGCACGAACGCGCGTTGATACTGCAGCGGTCCCTGCTCCCGCCCGGCGACCCGGTCGCCTCGGGCCTCGACATTGCCTGCCGCTACCTGCCCGGGAACGCCTCCACCGGCCGCCCCAGCGAGGTCGGCGGCGACTGGTTCGACGTCATCGAACTGCCCGGCCACCGTACGGCGCTGGTGGTCGGCGACGTCATGGGCCGGGGCCTGCGCGCCGCGGTCGCCATGGGCGAACTGCGCACGGCCGTCCGCACGCTGGCCCAGCTCGACCTCGAACCGGCCGAGGTGCTCGCCCAGTTGGACGAGATCGCCCGCGGCCTCGGCGCCCCCGGCGGCATCCAGCAGGCCACCCGCGCCGCCCGCCGCCCCCGCGAGGCGGACCTGTCCGAGGTGTACCTGGCGACCTGCGTGTACGCGGTCTACGACTCCGTCACCCGCCGGTGCACCTTCGCCAACGCCGGGCACCTCCCGCCGGTCCTGGTCGAACCCGGCGAGGCGGCGCTGATGCTCGACGTACCGCCGGGCCTGCCGCTCGGCGTGGGCGGAGAGCCCTTCGAGGAGGTCGAGGTCGAACTCCCCGAGGGTGCGCTGCTCGCGCTCTACACGGATGGACTGGTCGAATCCCGCGACCACCCGCTGGACGAGGGCCTCCAGGCCTTCGTCGGCGCGCTCACCGACCCGGCGCGTCCCCTGGAGGACGTCTGCGACCAGGTCCTCCACACCCTCGACACCCATCACGGCGAGGACGACATCGCCCTGCTCATGGCACGCGTCCAGGGCCTGCCCACCGAGTCGGTCGGCGACTGGACGCTGCCGCGCGAGCCGCGCAGCGTGGGCCGGGCCCGCGAGTACGCCCGCGGTCAGCTCCTCAGCTGGGACATGGAGCCGCTGGTCGACACGACGGAGCTGCTGGTCAGCGAGCTGGTGACGAACGCGCTGCGGTACGGCGAGGGCGAGATCCGACTCCGTCTGCTGCTGGACCGCACCCTTGTCTGCGAGGTGTGGGACTCGGGCCTGGTCCAGCCGCGCCGCCGCCGCGCCCGCGACACCGACGAGGGTGGCCGGGGCCTCCAGCTCGTCGGCCTGTTGTCGGCCGCGTGGGGCTCCCGCCGCACCCACCGCGGCAAGACGGTGTGGTTCGAACTGCCGCTGCCGGACGGGGAGAACGGCGTGGCGGATCCGGCGGAGGCGCTGCTGAGCCTGTTCTAGGCGGAACGGACGGCCAGGCGGTGCAGGGCCGACCGCCCGCCCCACCGCCCGGTTCGTGCCTTAGGTGGGGAACTCACCGAGCCAGTTGCGGCCCAGCAGGACCGCCGGCAGGTATTCGGAGTCCACCTCGACGGGAAGGCCGGCGTCGTGGGCGAAGCAGGCCATGGCGAGGGGAGCGAGTGCGACGAGACCCGACGCCTGGAAGGCGCGGCTCTCCTCGGTCCAGTACTCCTTGTGCAGTTGCAGGGCGTGGACGAGCGCACGGTGGAATCCGTCGGTGTCCTGGCGCACGAAGCGGTGGAACATCTCCATCGGCGGGTACAGCAGCTTGCCGGCGGTCTCCGGATCGCGGGCCGCCGCCGGGTCCGTGCCGTCGACCGCGGCCACGAGCTTGGTGCCCAGGTCCGAACCGCCGCGCCAGTACGTCTGCAGCGTGTCGACCCAGCCGAAGTGGTACTCCTCGAACTGCCCGCCGTTCTCGCGGAGCAGAGACAGGGGCACCTCGCACAGCGCTGTGATCCGGTCCCGTTCCCGGCACACCACGGCGAGGTAGAAGGCGCTCAGCCAACTGCCCGGATTGACGTACCACTGCGGCCCGGTGGCCTCCAGCGTGCGGTCCTTGTGCGCGATACGGCACTGGACGTGGTCGTCCGACGTGGTCGCGGCGGCGAACACGGCGGAGCCCACCTGCATCGCGTTGACCCAGGCGTCCCAGGTGGGGAAGACCGAGGCCCGCGGATCCACCAGGCAGCGGGACATGGCCAGGGTGAGCGTGGTGCGCTGGGCGTCTCCCAGCCTGGTGGAGCGTTCCTCAAGACCGTCGATCAGCCCCTGCGCGTTCTCCTGGAGCACGGCGAGGCCCTGTTCCGCGTTCTCCATGGGGAGGGGAGGGCGGGTGATCGTCGAGACCAACGCGATTCTCCTTAGAAGATCTTGAAGTGCTGCAGCTGGGCGCCAGCATACTTACCGGTGTTCTCGGCAGCCTGGACAAGGACGTAGCGCAGGGACTTGTTCTCGATGGCCGCCCTGATCTCCGCGGCGTACTTGGCGTCGTTCGGGGAGAAGAGGGCGCGTTCCTCCATGTCCGCCACGATCGTGCGGACGTACTCGATCGTTCCCTGCTTGACCATGGTGCCGCTGTCCTGGACACCGTTGCCCTGACGCCAGTCCAGCCGTGCGTTGGGGCCCTTCGCCTCGACGATGATGAGGTTGCCGTCCTTGTCCCGCCAGAGCTGGTCGAACCGCTTGGAGCCGTTGGCCGTTTCGGGCAGGTCGGTGATCTCCCTGGCGCCGTCGAACTCCTTCTGCATGAGCATGTGGCGGCGCGCGGCTTCCTCGCCGAGGGCTTCGCCGAGCTTGCTGTTGTTGCCCACTCCTTCGCCGACCGTCGCGTTGAAGTGGTCCTGCGCCTTGGCGAGCGCTTCGGCGGCCTCGTCAGTGGGCGTCGCGTCGAACGTCTTCTGGGCGTCGGTCAGCTGCATGCCGGCGAAGCGCTTCGCCGATACGTCGTCCAGGTGGCCGAGGTTCTCCGCGGGGACCGTGGACCGGCCCCTGTCCAGCGGGGTCAGGTGGAACCTGTCCGGGTTCGCGTACGGCATGGCGTCCGCCGCCATCCAGCCGCCGCCCGGCTTCTCGACGAGCTTGGGCAGGAGCTGGCCGTCGACCATCTCTTCGGCGTTGTTCCGCTTGCCGGGGCCCCACTTGTCGTAGTGCTCCGCCCGCCAGACCGGGTCCTCGTTGGCCAGGCGGACGTGCTCGCGGGTTATCGCCGCCCGTTCGGCGGGCGTCCGCTCGTCGGCCGGCTTCTGACGTGCGGCCTCGTACTCCTCACGGCGTGCCGCCTCGGCCGCGTGGCGTGCCGCGTCGTCCGAGCCGCGTGCCGCGTCGTCCAGACCGCCCGGGAGGACGGCACCCCCTGACGGCGGGTCGAGAGGACCGCCGCCGGTGCCGGGACCGTCGGTGTGTCCGCCGCCTGTCCCCGGCCCCTCGGCATGGGTGCCACCCGTGCCGAGATCGTCCGTACGACCACCCGGCAGGTTGTCCCCCGTGCCGGTGACCGGGGTCGCGTTGTCGAGGCTGTTGGTCGGCAGGTTGCCGGCGGTGCCGCCGGGGAGGTTGTTCGCGGTGCCGCCGGGGAGGTCGTCGGTGGTGCCGGTGGGGGGTGTGGCGTCGTCGCCGGTGCGGCCGATGTCGCCGAGGTCGTCGAGGGCGTTGCCGAGGCGGATGTGCTGGCCGGCGTTGTCGGCGGTGCCGGTCGCGGCGCCGGCCATCGCCGGCTCGCGGACCGGGGAGTCCACCCGGGGGAGATCGGCACCGTCGCGGGGCACCCCGGGCTGGTCGACGACGTCGCCGGGGCCGTCGTCGGACTTCTGGATGACGTTGCCGCCCTCGTCGAGGATGTTGCCCTCGGGGTCGTAGTAGCGGGCCGGGGCGCCGTCCTCGGTGGGCAGCTTGACCGTGCCCTCCGGCAGGACCGGGGCGTCGTCGGGGAGCTTGACCGCGCCCTCGGGCAGCTCCACCGCGCCTGCGGGGACCGGGGTGCCCTCGGGCAGCTTCACGGCGCCGTTGCCCAGGTCGACCGCGCCGGGCGGCAGTGCGGTGCCCTCCGGGAGGGTGACCGCACCGCCCTCGGGGATCCTGATGCCGCCGGTGGGGATCGCCGCACCCTCCGGCAGCCGCACCGTTCCCTCCGGCAGCCGCACGGTGCCCTCGGGGAGGGTGATCGCGTTGTCGGGCAGCCGGGGGATCTCGATATTGCCGACGCCCTTCAGCGCCGCGCTGATGTCGCCGATCTTCGACAGGCCCGCACCCGCGCCCTTGGCGATGTACGTCATCGGGTCGATGACCTTCGCCGTCGTGCCCAGCACCTTCGCCACCGCGCCGGCCTTGCCCGCACCCGACACCGCACCCCCCGCACCGCCGGTGAACACGGTCGTCAGCACGTTGAAGGTGACGGCTCCGGCGGCGCGGGCGGGGTTCTTGCCCCACTGGTCCCACGCCACCAGCGCCTTGCCGGTCTCCTTCATCGCCGTGCGCGAGTCACGGATCCACGAGGGCAGCTTGTCGTCGGGCAGCAGCCAGAACGCCGCGCTCACCCCCGGCAGCGACGACAGGACCAGGCCCGTGGCCAGCTGCGCCAGGCCCTTCCAGGCCTGGCCCATCGCCTCCCAGCCACCGAAACCGACCAGCGTGCCCAAGCCCTTGATCGTGCCCCAGATACCGTCCACGATCAGGCCGTCCCACACGAACGACTTCACCCAGTGGCCGACCTCGTACCAGTGATGCTTCTCCTCCACCGGGTCACCCCAGGGAAGCTTCGCGTTCTTCATGTCCTCCGCGGAGAACCCGTACTGGTCCTTACGGTCCGAGCCGTCCCCGGCGACCATCTGCGTGCCGCCCCACAACGCGGTGATCTTGTTGTGGCACGTGCGCTCCGCCGCCCAGAACGCCGCGACCGTCGCGGTGATGTCGTCGCGCAGCTGGTTGTGCTCGCCAACCTTGTCCTCGTCGTACTCCCACTCGTCGTCGTCCTTCACCGACGCGACGAAGGCCGTCGCCTCCGCCTTCAGCTGCTTCAGCCGGTCCACCAGCGGACGGATCTCCGTCGCGTACGACGACAACGCACCCGACACCTTCTCCAAGTCGTCGGCGAACCCGTCCGCCCGGTCCTTGACCGGCTTCGTCGTCGCGAACAACTGCTCGGCCTCCGGCGCCCGGTAATACGCCGACAACCCCTGGAACCGGGAATGCACATCGGCGCCCGCGTCACGGACATGGCCCGCGTCCGTCTTCAACGCCGCGTAATCCGCCTCCAACTGGGCCAAGTCACCAGTGAACTGCGGAATCTGCTCCGGTGTGATCACGCTCAACTGCCCCCGCTCGTCCGCGCGTCATCGGACCGACCCTCAACAGGATCTCTCGGATCATCATATAAGGGGGGTGTGCCGAGTCCTGTGGGGCGCGAAGTTTGTTACGAGAGTGGGAAGTTACGGCGCGCGCGGCACCGT
This region of Streptomyces chromofuscus genomic DNA includes:
- a CDS encoding ATP-binding protein, which produces MGSLSWEVIGVIDTEGDCAEWTFPADPTAVRAARSVVRGQLNGWALESVSDITALLVSELVTNALRHATGPIGVRLVRPAGLSDVLLVEVSDPIPDPPRERAARPEDESGRGLQLVASSSRRWGTRPGESGKTVWFELAVPG
- a CDS encoding immunity 49 family protein encodes the protein MVSTITRPPLPMENAEQGLAVLQENAQGLIDGLEERSTRLGDAQRTTLTLAMSRCLVDPRASVFPTWDAWVNAMQVGSAVFAAATTSDDHVQCRIAHKDRTLEATGPQWYVNPGSWLSAFYLAVVCRERDRITALCEVPLSLLRENGGQFEEYHFGWVDTLQTYWRGGSDLGTKLVAAVDGTDPAAARDPETAGKLLYPPMEMFHRFVRQDTDGFHRALVHALQLHKEYWTEESRAFQASGLVALAPLAMACFAHDAGLPVEVDSEYLPAVLLGRNWLGEFPT
- a CDS encoding (deoxy)nucleoside triphosphate pyrophosphohydrolase, which produces MTERIVVVGAALLDGGRLLAARRSAPPELAGRWELPGGKVEPGETPEAALVRELREELGVEAEAVRRVPGEWMLTPPYVLQVWTARLRAGSPEAKALQDHDELRWLTAGTLWSVEWLEQDVGAVREVAQALNAGVEH
- a CDS encoding SpoIIE family protein phosphatase, whose product is MSEIPARATESEDPSGGARTEAADASGQMPPADAMWQSSPPGSMYDYIKVASFSIGPDGLVDQWSLRAENLFGIPAERAVGMDPIEAFVDPDLRERGQRKMAEILDGREWTGVVPFRLPDRADGGRGGTGLAEVYVMPTRTEDGDKAAVCIVVDVRVLRRIETDLAASQAIFGQSPFGFLLIDADLKVRRANERFASIFGGTPDDHRGRGVHDYLPRGEAERVSATLRRVLETGNSITDMHVTGFVPGSDDRRHWSVNLYRVHSGTGRPIGIAWLGIDITSRRAAAREAAAARRNLALLNEAGARIGNSLDLETTARELLDVVVPGFCDLATVDLYQGLLVGDQTPQGLADGSAEVRRVAFASAVSDAPFMGAGKPVTVGAVHHFPFNSPCADALRTARPQTVPAEDGGLVQSTLAVPMVAHDTVVGLAQFSRTKGSEPFGDRDRDLAVELAARAAVCIDNARLYRREHERALILQRSLLPPGDPVASGLDIACRYLPGNASTGRPSEVGGDWFDVIELPGHRTALVVGDVMGRGLRAAVAMGELRTAVRTLAQLDLEPAEVLAQLDEIARGLGAPGGIQQATRAARRPREADLSEVYLATCVYAVYDSVTRRCTFANAGHLPPVLVEPGEAALMLDVPPGLPLGVGGEPFEEVEVELPEGALLALYTDGLVESRDHPLDEGLQAFVGALTDPARPLEDVCDQVLHTLDTHHGEDDIALLMARVQGLPTESVGDWTLPREPRSVGRAREYARGQLLSWDMEPLVDTTELLVSELVTNALRYGEGEIRLRLLLDRTLVCEVWDSGLVQPRRRRARDTDEGGRGLQLVGLLSAAWGSRRTHRGKTVWFELPLPDGENGVADPAEALLSLF